In the Desulfobulbaceae bacterium genome, CCACCTTTAACCAGACGAATTGCCGGCTGCCAGAGATTGTCATAAACAGTCTTGCCGGGCCATTGAGCTTTCCAACGCGGGTTGTCAACTTCACCGCCAAGCCCGGGGGTTTCTCCCTGATCATAAAAGGCAAAACCGGTAACTGTTTTGGTGTCGGCAGCCAGGGCTAAAAAACCGTAAAGTGTCGAATAGAGACCTTTCCCATGTACCGGCAGGACAATTTGCGAGATAGTTTCATTCTCTTTAACCAGGTAGATCAAGGCATATTGGGATCGCACTTTAAGCCTTGCCAGGTCATTTTCCTGCGGAATACGGTACTGGCTTGACAGATTGCGCGCAGATTTTTTAGCATCAAAGGAGGTTGGATTAATCTCAGAGGCTATTTCCCCGGAGGCAAGGTCGATAACGATTGGTTCAACCGCTGAAAACAGACGGTCGATTTCGCTTTCCGAGGCCTCTGATGCCTTGATGAGGCCAGCAGACATCAACAGATTTTTTTTGATATCCAGCTCTTTATTGAGCTCTTGGCGCGGGCGCAAGACGACAGCGGTGCTCGATACCAGAAACGAGCACACAAGGCACAGGGCAAAAGCCACAAAAAATGTTTTACGGACACTGTCAGCAGCCACTGCGAGCCAGCCTCCTTTGCTTGTTCTTTTGGAGCACCATGTAGTCAATAAGTGGTGCAAAGCAGTTGGCAAATAGAATCGCCAGCATCATTCCCTCTGGATACGCTGGGTTGATGACCCGAATGAGGACAGTCATAGCGCCTATCAAAAATCCGTAAAACCATTTGCCGCTTTGGGTCATAGCACCGGTCACGGGGTCTGTCGCCATGTAGACTGTTCCAAAGGCAAAGCCGCCGCTAACCAGGTGCCAGGCTGGAGTCATAGAGAACATCGGGTTTGTCTCACTGCCCACCATGTTAAACATGAGGGCTATGGCCAGCATGCCAAGACAGACACTGAGCATAATTCGCCAGGAACCGGTACCTGTAACCAGAAGCACAAGCGCACCAACTAAACAGGCAAGGGTTGATGTCTCGCCCATAGAGCCTGGAATTGTTCCTAGAAAGGCCTGCAGCCAGGTTGCCCCATACTCGTTTGCGCCGCTGGCGGCATTGGCAAGGATGGTGGCACCGGAATAGCCATCAAGGGCGGTCCAAACAGAGTCTCCGGAAATCTGAGCAGGGTAGGCAAAAAAGAGAAATGCCCGAGCTGTCAGGGCCGGATTCAGAAAATTTTTACCGGTACCGCCAAAAATCTCTTTACCGATAACCACACCGAAACTGATGGCCACAGCGACCTGCCAGAGAGGAGTCCCGGGCGGTAAGATCAGAGGGAATAAAATGCCGGTAATAAAAAACCCTTCATTGATCTCATGACCGCGCACACTGGCAAAGACAACTTCCCAGAATATACCGACGACATAGGTGACAATGGTGATTGGTAAAAAGAAGAGGGCGCCCAGCAGGCAGTTGTCCCAAAGAGAAGCCGGGTTGTGGGCGGCCCCGAGCAAGCTGATCAGTTGATAACGCCAGCCGCTGGGTATAGTTCCTGAGGCAGCAATTATATTGTTGGCCTGTAGGCCTGTGTTGTAAAGGGCCATCAGAATGCAGGGCACAACCGCAATATAGACGCAGATCATGACACGTTTCAGATCTGAGTGTTCACGAATGTGGGAGTCGCAGGCCGTTACTGCAACAGGCGTATAAAACAGAGTGTCGGCTGCCTCATAGAGGGGATAGAGTTTTGCTAAACGCCCCTCTTTTTGAAAATGCGGTTTTATGTGGTCGAGCAGGCTTCGTAACATACAATCAGCCTTCTTTTTCGATCATGGTTAAGGTCTCTCTCAAAAGAGGTGCGTAACTGTTTTTTGATGAATCGACGAAGGTGCAGAGAGCCAGATCCTCTTCATCAAGTTCCAGGCAGCCGAGAGCCTCTGCCTGCTCAACATCACGAACAGCGATGGCCCGCAATAAGTAGGTTGGTTCAATGTCCAACGGCATCACTTTCTCAAAACTGCCTATGGGAACAATGGCGCGCTGGGAGCCGTTCAGGGCAGTTGTAAACGAAAACAGTTTTTTCGGTGATAAGGCTGACAGAAACATCGGCTTAATCGAAAATTTATTGCTACCAGGGGCCAGCCAGCCAAGAAACTCCTGCTGGCCACCTTCACTGATCACGGAGACTTGATTATGGTAGCGTCCCAGGTAGGTAAATGGACCGTGGGCCGTTGTACCTGAAAGTACAGATCCCGAAATAATCCGGTTCTGCCCCTCGCAAAGCTTACCGGAGGTTAACTCATCAAGATTGGCACCAAGGACTGTTTTTATGATTTGCGGTTTTTTGACCTGAGGCCCGGCCAGAGAGATAAATCTGTCCTGGTAGAGCTTACCGGTTAAAAACAGGTGGCCAACTGCCACAACATCCTGGTAACCAATGTGCCAGACGGTTTTTTGCTGGTTCACAGGATCGAGAAAATGAATATGAGTGCCAACCAGGCCGGCAGGGTGAGGGCCGGAAAACTCACTCACCGTCACACATGGCAGTCTGAGGCCGGGCAAGTTGGAAGCAGGGGCTTTGCAAAGATAAAGTGAGCCGTCTGTGAGGGTGGCTAGTACCGATAAACCGGTTTCAAAGGCCTCTGGTTTTTGGGCAAGAATAGTCTCAACACAGGGCGCCAGGGGATTTGTATCCATTGCCGTGACAAATACAGCGTGCGGGGTGCTGTCCGGAGCGGGAATTTTTGAGTAGGGCCGTGTGCGAATGGCGGTCCACAGCCCTGATTCCACCAGCAGATCGACGACCGCTTGCCGGTTAAGGCTGCCGGGCTCTTTGGCAGTGTACGATGAAAAAACAACCTGTTCGGTATTGTCTACCTCAATGACAAGTGATTGAAATGATCGGCGTTGGCCCCGGTTAATCTCGGTTATTGTGCCGCTGGCGGGGGCTGTAAAAATGACGCCGGGGTTTTTTTTGTCTTCAAAAAGAGGCTGCCCGCACTGTACTCTGTCGCCTTCCGTGACGGTCATGGATGGCTTTAGGCCGTGGTAATCAATGCCAAGCAGGGCGACCATAGATGGTGCGCCTGCACTGCCGATATCCTGGCTCGGTGCACCAGTGATTGGGATAGTAAACCCTTTTTTTAAGGTTATCATAATGGGTGGTAAATTTTGAATATAAGTCTTGATTATATGGGTGTTGGCACTTTTGTACTTTAATGGGTTCATTATATAAGGGCTGACTCTATTGTCAAAATTAAAAAGAGTTGTGACCAATTTATATTTGTAAATTGAAGCCTGATCCGCCTATATCGTTATACGTAGTTTGATCTCAGTAATTTAAAATTTAAAATCTTGGCGTAATTGTACTTTATTTGTAAAATGTCTGTCATGAACGAAAATGTAAAATCATCTGAACCCGAGAGCTCCGTTAATCTGGAGGCACTTATTGACTATTGTGCCGGAAAGGAGAGTCTTGCTCAAAGAGTGCTTGAGTCCTTTTTGCAGATAAGTCCACAGTACCTTGCAGAGTTTACGAAGGCACTAGAGTGTGGCGATAGTGATGAGCTCCGGGCCTTATGCCACAAGAATCAGGGTGCGGCAGGGATTATTCACGCAGAATCTCTTCTGCGGCTTATTGCTCAGATCAGGCAATTTGCAATAGACCAGGAGATTGAAAAGGCGCAAGAGTGTCTGCCTGAGCTGGAGAAAGCTTTCGCAGAGATTAATGCCTTTATCAAAAAGACACTCTCTCCTGACCCAGCCGAGCTGGATCAGTCTTTGTGGAAAATATAACCCTCGCATTAGCCTTGCTGCTTGGTTTTGGATTCGTTGTCGCCAAGGTAGGCCAATTTTTCAAGCTGCCCTCCGTTACGGGCTATATCTGTGCAGGGCTGATTCTTGGCCCTTCCGGCATTAATTTCCTCTCCGCAGAGTCCATTGGCCAACAGCTT is a window encoding:
- a CDS encoding NADH:ubiquinone reductase (Na(+)-transporting) subunit B; this encodes MLRSLLDHIKPHFQKEGRLAKLYPLYEAADTLFYTPVAVTACDSHIREHSDLKRVMICVYIAVVPCILMALYNTGLQANNIIAASGTIPSGWRYQLISLLGAAHNPASLWDNCLLGALFFLPITIVTYVVGIFWEVVFASVRGHEINEGFFITGILFPLILPPGTPLWQVAVAISFGVVIGKEIFGGTGKNFLNPALTARAFLFFAYPAQISGDSVWTALDGYSGATILANAASGANEYGATWLQAFLGTIPGSMGETSTLACLVGALVLLVTGTGSWRIMLSVCLGMLAIALMFNMVGSETNPMFSMTPAWHLVSGGFAFGTVYMATDPVTGAMTQSGKWFYGFLIGAMTVLIRVINPAYPEGMMLAILFANCFAPLIDYMVLQKNKQRRLARSGC
- a CDS encoding Hpt domain-containing protein — encoded protein: MNENVKSSEPESSVNLEALIDYCAGKESLAQRVLESFLQISPQYLAEFTKALECGDSDELRALCHKNQGAAGIIHAESLLRLIAQIRQFAIDQEIEKAQECLPELEKAFAEINAFIKKTLSPDPAELDQSLWKI
- a CDS encoding Na(+)-translocating NADH-quinone reductase subunit A — protein: MITLKKGFTIPITGAPSQDIGSAGAPSMVALLGIDYHGLKPSMTVTEGDRVQCGQPLFEDKKNPGVIFTAPASGTITEINRGQRRSFQSLVIEVDNTEQVVFSSYTAKEPGSLNRQAVVDLLVESGLWTAIRTRPYSKIPAPDSTPHAVFVTAMDTNPLAPCVETILAQKPEAFETGLSVLATLTDGSLYLCKAPASNLPGLRLPCVTVSEFSGPHPAGLVGTHIHFLDPVNQQKTVWHIGYQDVVAVGHLFLTGKLYQDRFISLAGPQVKKPQIIKTVLGANLDELTSGKLCEGQNRIISGSVLSGTTAHGPFTYLGRYHNQVSVISEGGQQEFLGWLAPGSNKFSIKPMFLSALSPKKLFSFTTALNGSQRAIVPIGSFEKVMPLDIEPTYLLRAIAVRDVEQAEALGCLELDEEDLALCTFVDSSKNSYAPLLRETLTMIEKEG
- a CDS encoding Na(+)-translocating NADH-quinone reductase subunit C, whose translation is MAADSVRKTFFVAFALCLVCSFLVSSTAVVLRPRQELNKELDIKKNLLMSAGLIKASEASESEIDRLFSAVEPIVIDLASGEIASEINPTSFDAKKSARNLSSQYRIPQENDLARLKVRSQYALIYLVKENETISQIVLPVHGKGLYSTLYGFLALAADTKTVTGFAFYDQGETPGLGGEVDNPRWKAQWPGKTVYDNLWQPAIRLVKGGVNPADKNSVHQVDAISGATMTSRGVENLLLYWLGENGYLPFLEKFRADGGRV